A genome region from Chthonomonas sp. includes the following:
- the dusB gene encoding tRNA dihydrouridine synthase DusB has protein sequence MEDVTSLPFRLICKRIGQPGLVFTEFVSAMAIHYGAEKTFKKMQIREEERPLGIQIFGAVPEIMAETARIAESFGPDIIDINMGCWVPKVCRTGSGAALLKDPDKATEIVEAVVKAVKCPVTVKVRAGWDYSSFAAPELARRFVDVGAQMITLHARFAKQGFDGEADWRLIGDLREAVTVPLIGNGDVKTPADARRLIDETGCDGVMVGRAAISNPWALGRISADLQGLPEPPMPTLSERVETALEHALNTIAYEARVSDVSLVNPDDYADMEKRAIRSLRGLIPQYIKGVPGAAEIRGRITAANTYSELAELLHTFLAQHEAGVLA, from the coding sequence ATGGAAGACGTCACCAGTCTTCCCTTTCGCCTCATTTGCAAGCGCATCGGCCAGCCGGGCCTGGTTTTCACCGAGTTTGTCTCGGCGATGGCCATTCATTACGGCGCAGAAAAGACGTTCAAGAAGATGCAAATCCGCGAGGAAGAGCGTCCGCTGGGCATACAGATTTTTGGCGCCGTGCCCGAGATCATGGCCGAGACCGCACGCATCGCCGAGTCGTTTGGTCCCGACATTATTGATATCAACATGGGGTGCTGGGTGCCCAAGGTGTGCCGAACGGGCTCCGGCGCAGCCCTGCTGAAAGACCCCGACAAAGCCACCGAAATTGTTGAGGCAGTGGTGAAGGCGGTGAAATGCCCTGTCACGGTGAAGGTCCGCGCGGGCTGGGATTATTCCAGTTTCGCCGCGCCCGAACTCGCCCGTCGCTTTGTGGATGTGGGCGCGCAGATGATTACCCTCCACGCGCGATTTGCCAAACAGGGATTCGACGGCGAGGCGGACTGGCGCTTAATCGGCGACCTGCGCGAGGCGGTGACGGTTCCGCTGATCGGCAACGGCGATGTGAAGACACCCGCCGATGCCCGTCGCCTGATTGACGAAACCGGGTGCGACGGGGTGATGGTGGGGCGAGCCGCGATTTCGAACCCGTGGGCCCTGGGCCGGATATCGGCGGACTTGCAAGGACTGCCCGAGCCGCCGATGCCGACTCTGAGTGAACGCGTGGAAACCGCCCTTGAGCACGCCCTGAACACGATTGCCTACGAGGCGCGCGTGAGCGATGTCTCGCTGGTGAACCCAGACGATTATGCCGACATGGAGAAGCGCGCGATCCGTTCATTGCGCGGCCTGATTCCGCAGTACATTAAGGGCGTACCGGGCGCGGCGGAGATTCGTGGCCGCATTACCGCCGCCAACACCTACTCCGAACTGGCCGAGTTGCTCCACACCTTCCTGGCACAGCACGAGGCAGGCGTCCTCGCGTAA
- a CDS encoding proline dehydrogenase family protein has product MALGRTLILKLAELRPVESLVRKSFLFRPVVKRFIAGDTLEESIAASEELCKAGLLVTLDYLGENTHTEEESRAAITKYKEMLTRIGQSPYASMINISIKLTQCGLDQGEAFAEANYREVLEHAKLTNTFVRIDMEASEYTERTVRMIERVFLDYPNTGTVLQSYLHRSLADTELMIALGARVRVVKGAYLEPASVAFPEKNEVDAKYVEMSKMLLARGNYPAIATHDEAIIKAVREFAVAEGIEKSRYEFQMLYGIRRDLQNSLHAEGHPVRVYVPFGDQWYPYFTRRLAERPANAMFILKSLFKK; this is encoded by the coding sequence ATGGCGCTAGGACGAACCCTCATCTTAAAATTGGCCGAGTTACGGCCCGTCGAATCTCTGGTTCGCAAATCGTTCCTTTTCCGACCCGTGGTCAAGCGCTTTATCGCTGGCGACACGCTCGAAGAATCCATCGCCGCCTCGGAAGAACTGTGCAAAGCCGGCTTGCTAGTGACGCTGGACTACTTGGGCGAGAACACACACACCGAGGAAGAATCACGCGCCGCGATTACGAAATACAAGGAGATGCTCACCCGGATTGGGCAGTCGCCTTACGCGTCGATGATCAACATTTCGATTAAGTTGACGCAGTGCGGCTTGGACCAGGGCGAAGCCTTTGCGGAGGCGAACTATCGCGAGGTGCTGGAGCATGCGAAGCTGACCAATACCTTTGTGCGCATTGACATGGAGGCGAGCGAATACACCGAGCGCACCGTGCGCATGATCGAGCGCGTGTTTCTGGATTACCCGAACACCGGCACCGTTTTGCAGAGTTACTTGCACCGTTCGCTGGCCGACACCGAGCTGATGATTGCGCTGGGCGCGCGGGTGCGCGTGGTGAAAGGGGCCTACCTGGAACCGGCGAGCGTCGCGTTTCCGGAGAAAAACGAGGTGGACGCGAAGTACGTGGAGATGAGCAAGATGCTGCTGGCGCGCGGGAACTACCCCGCTATCGCGACCCACGACGAGGCGATTATTAAGGCGGTGCGCGAGTTCGCCGTGGCCGAAGGGATTGAGAAAAGCCGCTACGAGTTTCAGATGCTCTATGGCATTCGGCGGGACTTGCAGAACTCGCTGCACGCCGAGGGCCACCCGGTGCGCGTGTACGTGCCGTTCGGCGACCAGTGGTATCCGTATTTTACGCGGCGCTTGGCCGAGCGCCCCGCGAACGCGATGTTCATTCTGAAATCTTTGTTCAAGAAGTAA
- a CDS encoding PEP-CTERM sorting domain-containing protein (PEP-CTERM proteins occur, often in large numbers, in the proteomes of bacteria that also encode an exosortase, a predicted intramembrane cysteine proteinase. The presence of a PEP-CTERM domain at a protein's C-terminus predicts cleavage within the sorting domain, followed by covalent anchoring to some some component of the (usually Gram-negative) cell surface. Many PEP-CTERM proteins exhibit an unusual sequence composition that includes large numbers of potential glycosylation sites. Expression of one such protein has been shown restore the ability of a bacterium to form floc, a type of biofilm.), with translation MVVSGSLGFAADRYFVGTATASWRTPGIWDGGIIPTSADSVFIGYDPYLLPNPGSITLTDSGSILLANLSTRAVVQLANLTVSSHTNVDATGHLRMLSTSGRYTFNDLTMTSGGRSTIGGLLVATKLDALQNNQLTGAGRYEVGALTLGAGSRLTNARLTATSINLTNSTSYVSTSNVTVKHLDLGAGGSVNATTRIDFSPGATITGTGTLQSTFFGFAGSGIRTLHSSISRNNFYGSIENDTEISGQLTGTSTLVGGTAKLQDGFNGALIAFSTVELFGTSTGDVTGSGPTLTIRGTLNGSSGALSTINYGTFNGVGINVTNYGVNNAQTFSDNLKNYGTAVFTSNASHSAASFINYGEIRFEGSGTHEGTTTAAHPGMLTLNGQSHLRLKFVASSPTRDKFQYIHVSPQASMDLAIGTNTNGVYGQMDLENAPLDFATFLNGRMTKYRGGMVGGTISNFSNTKFVGSSLWEDIRFQGSNVFQGEEYNPDFDHVVFDNPILQNGDYVRVNVPHKLTAKNATVNGALHLEGAFTDFLNSSISATGKVIVNNPYRVTNIVNSGRLEIRGQIKPAFGSEVGHIANIVNNGTLDIFRSAFSVSQLTNNGTMMVNRSQVSGNSSFPVINNGQLTLVGGSLSNINNNGYVEATDGSEIGILSMSPTARTVAKNESIVSVFGSDFVNLERRIETDATSRVHISGDVAGLTIDNDDLQSRNRYWQEVLMANSTLTGGPIRNVLNGYFTDTTFQSPLILDNSSAKSLEFTRSRIPEGSKFSHGFISIGSSDSMPNLLETSGYSSIRKSTSASAESGTIRMQNARFQSYLEIGRDMELLGTVTGTPTAEGFGSRLGFSRAVNRGSMLVDEVSFRDSTNYSTLSARNSIEFFGSTNHGSVISRRLTVGSSENFGQMIAEDGPGTEGIISYAGINRGQISARSGSWSGSNRGTATFSGGAGTELYLSNESTGSLAVTGVVKGEVNNRGNVSFLNIGGSQSFRYVGHSGVQEFIGETGPKVEVFRIGGHTIIAPNASGVLPVFRGGFYADTTYDFSGSMEIRGTYSPGFFHDIHVSGNHAIINWNVNILTPNWTVERGPFNIRLVYAVPEPSSVLSLLAGAALLLRRKRKAP, from the coding sequence TTGGTCGTCTCTGGTTCGCTGGGCTTCGCCGCGGATCGGTACTTTGTGGGCACAGCGACGGCGAGTTGGCGAACTCCCGGTATCTGGGACGGAGGGATCATTCCCACGTCCGCGGATAGCGTCTTCATCGGTTACGACCCCTACCTGCTCCCGAACCCTGGCTCTATCACCCTGACCGATTCCGGATCGATCCTCCTCGCAAATCTGTCCACACGCGCGGTTGTTCAATTAGCGAACCTTACGGTGTCATCGCATACGAACGTTGATGCAACCGGCCATTTGCGAATGCTTTCGACGTCGGGGCGATATACATTCAACGACCTGACCATGACCAGCGGCGGGCGATCAACCATCGGGGGTTTGCTCGTGGCCACAAAGCTAGATGCTTTGCAGAATAACCAACTTACGGGGGCCGGGCGGTACGAAGTTGGAGCACTCACGCTTGGAGCTGGAAGCCGCTTGACGAATGCAAGGCTCACCGCGACTTCAATCAACTTGACAAACTCAACGTCCTATGTTTCGACGTCAAATGTAACGGTCAAGCATCTGGACCTTGGCGCGGGTGGCTCCGTTAATGCGACAACGAGGATAGACTTCAGTCCCGGTGCGACGATCACCGGAACTGGCACGCTCCAATCAACATTTTTCGGCTTTGCGGGATCGGGTATCCGCACACTTCACTCATCAATCTCTCGCAACAATTTCTACGGTTCGATTGAAAACGATACCGAGATTAGCGGTCAGCTTACGGGAACCAGTACGCTAGTCGGAGGAACAGCTAAGCTGCAAGATGGATTCAACGGTGCCCTGATCGCCTTCAGCACGGTTGAACTATTTGGAACTTCGACGGGAGATGTTACTGGTAGTGGCCCAACACTCACAATTCGTGGGACGCTCAACGGCTCTTCCGGCGCGCTCAGTACAATCAATTATGGAACCTTCAATGGAGTTGGAATCAATGTAACGAACTACGGAGTCAACAACGCGCAGACCTTTTCTGACAATTTAAAGAACTATGGTACTGCTGTTTTCACCTCAAACGCTAGTCATAGTGCGGCCAGCTTCATCAATTACGGTGAGATCCGATTCGAAGGTTCTGGGACGCACGAAGGAACCACAACCGCGGCCCACCCCGGAATGCTCACGCTTAACGGGCAGAGCCACTTGCGGCTGAAGTTTGTTGCAAGCTCGCCTACACGCGACAAGTTCCAGTACATCCACGTTTCTCCTCAGGCGAGCATGGACCTTGCGATCGGCACCAACACAAATGGCGTCTACGGGCAGATGGACCTAGAGAATGCACCGCTCGACTTCGCTACGTTCCTAAATGGACGGATGACAAAATACCGAGGAGGTATGGTCGGCGGAACCATTTCAAACTTTAGCAACACTAAGTTTGTTGGATCATCACTTTGGGAGGATATTCGATTCCAAGGTTCTAACGTGTTTCAGGGGGAAGAGTACAACCCAGACTTTGATCACGTCGTTTTTGACAATCCGATTTTGCAAAATGGGGACTATGTTCGCGTGAACGTGCCTCACAAGCTAACCGCGAAAAACGCGACAGTGAACGGCGCCTTGCATCTCGAAGGGGCCTTTACAGATTTTCTCAATTCGTCGATCTCGGCCACCGGTAAGGTCATTGTCAACAACCCTTACCGCGTCACCAACATTGTGAATTCTGGACGCCTGGAGATTCGCGGGCAGATTAAACCCGCATTCGGTAGTGAGGTAGGCCACATTGCCAACATTGTCAACAACGGCACCCTCGACATTTTCCGGTCGGCCTTTAGTGTAAGCCAACTCACGAACAACGGTACGATGATGGTGAATCGCTCGCAAGTTAGCGGCAACTCGAGTTTTCCGGTCATCAATAACGGTCAGCTGACTCTTGTCGGTGGATCGCTGTCCAATATCAACAACAATGGTTATGTGGAAGCTACGGACGGATCCGAAATCGGCATCCTTTCGATGTCGCCGACAGCTCGTACAGTTGCCAAGAACGAATCGATCGTCAGCGTCTTTGGCTCCGATTTCGTAAACCTGGAACGGAGGATTGAAACTGACGCAACGAGCCGGGTGCATATTAGTGGAGATGTAGCTGGGCTGACTATCGATAATGACGATCTGCAATCGAGGAATCGATACTGGCAGGAGGTATTGATGGCGAACTCCACGCTGACGGGTGGCCCCATCAGAAACGTACTGAACGGCTACTTTACCGATACGACTTTTCAGTCTCCGCTCATTTTGGATAACTCATCCGCGAAGTCTCTTGAATTTACACGATCAAGAATTCCGGAAGGGTCCAAGTTCAGTCACGGATTTATCTCCATTGGATCGAGCGACTCGATGCCCAACTTGCTCGAAACGTCGGGATACAGTTCTATCCGCAAGAGCACCTCTGCGTCTGCCGAATCCGGAACGATTCGAATGCAGAACGCCAGGTTTCAGTCGTACCTAGAAATTGGTCGAGACATGGAACTTCTCGGCACGGTCACCGGCACACCCACTGCCGAAGGTTTTGGATCCAGACTAGGGTTTTCAAGGGCGGTCAACCGTGGGTCCATGTTAGTCGATGAAGTTTCGTTCCGAGACAGCACGAATTACTCAACCCTTAGCGCCCGTAACTCAATTGAGTTTTTCGGCAGCACAAACCACGGATCCGTAATTAGTCGGCGGCTAACGGTGGGTTCTTCTGAAAACTTCGGGCAAATGATTGCTGAAGATGGACCGGGCACAGAAGGAATCATTTCCTACGCCGGGATAAATCGAGGACAGATATCCGCGCGCTCGGGCTCTTGGTCAGGATCTAATCGTGGGACGGCAACCTTCAGCGGTGGCGCCGGAACCGAACTCTATCTCTCAAACGAATCGACCGGTTCACTCGCAGTTACCGGAGTGGTGAAGGGCGAGGTCAATAATCGAGGCAACGTTTCATTCCTCAATATCGGAGGTAGTCAATCATTCCGATACGTGGGTCACTCTGGAGTGCAAGAGTTTATTGGAGAAACAGGTCCCAAAGTCGAAGTTTTTCGCATTGGTGGGCACACCATTATTGCTCCCAATGCAAGCGGAGTTTTGCCAGTGTTCCGCGGCGGTTTCTATGCCGATACCACTTATGACTTTAGCGGCTCGATGGAGATTCGGGGGACGTATTCTCCAGGGTTCTTCCACGACATTCATGTCAGCGGTAACCATGCAATCATCAACTGGAATGTCAACATCTTGACGCCGAACTGGACGGTGGAAAGAGGTCCATTCAACATCCGCTTAGTCTATGCCGTGCCCGAACCGAGCAGCGTGCTCAGCCTCCTCGCCGGAGCGGCGTTGCTATTACGACGCAAGCGCAAGGCACCCTAA
- a CDS encoding BMP family ABC transporter substrate-binding protein, with product MQWIVAAGLTVGIIGCGKNDAGTEGASAGTGGKVETPSGEKKMKIAVVYDSGGRGDKSFNDSAWNGIERARQDFGIESVEVESKAAKDYEGNLSQMAEDGADLVIAVGLAQGEPLAKVAANFPDTKFAIVDGSGDAKNIRSLKFKEEEGSFLVGVAAGMVSKTGKIGFVGGQEIDLIKKFEYGFYAGAKWANPNIVILPAKYTGSWDDQGKGKDLAALLFSQGADVVYAAAGRAGLGTIKAAKDAGKFCIGVDSDQDDLEKGVVLTSMIKRVDEAVYATIKDLKEGKYSAGETIYDLKSNGVGTSDFRNTKSVIGDAGMKKIEEAKAKIIAGEVKVPANQAEFNAK from the coding sequence ATGCAGTGGATTGTAGCGGCCGGTCTTACGGTCGGCATCATTGGATGCGGTAAGAATGACGCGGGGACCGAAGGAGCCAGCGCCGGCACCGGCGGCAAGGTAGAAACCCCCAGCGGCGAAAAAAAGATGAAAATCGCCGTGGTTTACGATAGCGGCGGGCGCGGCGACAAGTCGTTTAACGATAGCGCTTGGAACGGCATTGAGCGCGCACGCCAGGACTTTGGCATCGAATCGGTGGAAGTCGAATCGAAGGCGGCCAAGGACTACGAAGGCAACCTTTCGCAGATGGCCGAAGATGGCGCGGACCTCGTGATCGCGGTCGGTTTGGCCCAGGGCGAACCGCTGGCCAAGGTCGCGGCAAACTTCCCGGACACCAAATTCGCCATCGTGGATGGTTCGGGCGACGCCAAGAACATTCGCTCGCTGAAGTTTAAGGAGGAAGAAGGCAGCTTTTTGGTGGGCGTCGCGGCCGGCATGGTCAGCAAAACCGGCAAGATCGGGTTTGTTGGCGGACAAGAAATCGACCTGATTAAGAAGTTTGAGTACGGATTTTATGCTGGCGCGAAGTGGGCGAATCCGAACATCGTGATTTTGCCCGCTAAGTACACCGGCAGCTGGGACGATCAGGGCAAGGGCAAGGACCTCGCCGCGCTGCTCTTTTCGCAGGGCGCGGATGTGGTGTACGCCGCGGCGGGTCGGGCTGGGCTCGGCACGATCAAGGCGGCCAAGGACGCGGGCAAGTTCTGCATCGGCGTGGACAGCGACCAAGACGACCTGGAAAAGGGCGTCGTGCTGACCTCGATGATCAAGCGCGTGGACGAGGCGGTTTACGCGACGATTAAGGACCTGAAGGAAGGCAAGTATTCGGCGGGCGAGACCATCTACGACCTCAAGTCGAATGGCGTCGGCACGTCGGATTTCCGCAACACCAAGTCCGTGATCGGCGATGCGGGCATGAAGAAGATCGAGGAGGCGAAGGCCAAGATCATCGCCGGGGAAGTCAAGGTCCCGGCGAACCAAGCTGAGTTCAACGCGAAGTAA
- a CDS encoding ATP-dependent Clp protease ATP-binding subunit translates to MMWQRFTERARKVVFYAQEEAQKFGEGYVSTEHLLLGLVRESDSVASRVLERLGVTLSRIRQEVEKQLPRGDARTGQEMTLTPRAKRVIDLAYDEARNLNNSYIGTEHLLLGLIREGDGLAGRVLAKLGVELDRARREVMGLQDNESQSKGSSSRSSGSSNQGGGGGAKTATLDEFGRDLTQMAREGKLDPVVGRQQEIERVMQILSRRTKNNPCLIGEPGVGKTAIAEGLALRIVSGDIPDLLKDKRIIALDLAGLVAGTKYRGEFEERMKKVMEEVRKAEGEVILFIDELHTLVGAGAAEGAIDASNIMKPALARGELQCVGATTQDEFRKYIEKDAALERRFQGVQVREPSEEEAVEIMKGLRERYEAHHNVEITDDAISSAVNLSQRYISDRTLPDKAIDLIDEAASRVRLQLSLPPLDVRQDKVKLNKLKAEIDHETRRNNTSLVESLQKEFDDLENSVIDREEIWIGTPKPEAIVGEEEIAQIVQSWTGIPVQMVKETESAKLLRMEEDLHARIVGQDDAVSAVCRAIRRSRAGLKDPKRPLGSFIFLGPTGVGKTELAKALASYLFDKESNMVRIDMSEYMERFSVSRLVGAPPGYVGYDEGGQLTEQVRRNPYCVVLLDEIEKAHPDVFNILLQVMEDGHLTDSQGRKVDFRNTIIIMTSNVGVRPIEFDQGLGFVEEKREAEDPKTYEYMKNKMIDEMKKLFRPEFLNRVDETIVFRHLKREEILEISGLYMKRVNEQAATLGFTIELSEEVKDMLVKEGYDPNLGARPLRRAVQRLIEDPLSEDLLLGTYVAGDTILAELVDGKVAFRKKDPNDETKKKKQLVKS, encoded by the coding sequence ATTATGTGGCAAAGGTTCACTGAAAGAGCACGTAAGGTCGTTTTCTACGCTCAAGAAGAAGCGCAGAAGTTCGGCGAAGGGTATGTCAGCACGGAGCACCTGCTTCTCGGATTGGTCCGAGAATCGGATTCGGTGGCATCTCGCGTCTTGGAGCGGCTAGGCGTAACCTTGAGCCGCATTCGCCAAGAGGTTGAGAAGCAACTGCCGCGCGGCGACGCTCGCACCGGTCAAGAAATGACGCTCACCCCTCGGGCAAAGCGCGTCATTGACCTGGCCTACGACGAGGCGCGCAACCTCAACAACAGTTACATCGGCACCGAGCACCTCCTGCTGGGGCTGATCCGCGAAGGCGATGGTCTGGCTGGCCGCGTCCTCGCCAAACTTGGAGTCGAACTCGACCGCGCTCGCCGCGAAGTCATGGGCCTCCAAGATAACGAGTCGCAAAGCAAAGGCTCGTCGTCGCGCAGCTCGGGTTCGAGCAATCAGGGCGGCGGCGGTGGTGCCAAAACGGCGACTCTCGACGAATTTGGTCGCGACCTCACGCAGATGGCACGCGAAGGCAAGCTCGATCCCGTCGTGGGTCGGCAGCAAGAAATTGAGCGCGTCATGCAAATCCTGTCGCGCCGCACCAAAAACAACCCGTGTCTCATCGGCGAGCCGGGCGTAGGGAAGACTGCGATTGCCGAAGGTCTCGCGCTGCGTATCGTCAGCGGCGACATCCCCGACTTGCTCAAGGATAAGCGCATCATCGCGCTGGACCTGGCCGGTCTGGTCGCGGGCACCAAGTATCGCGGCGAGTTCGAAGAGCGCATGAAGAAGGTGATGGAAGAAGTCCGCAAGGCGGAAGGCGAAGTCATCCTGTTCATCGACGAGCTTCACACGTTGGTGGGAGCCGGGGCGGCCGAAGGCGCCATCGACGCCAGCAACATCATGAAGCCGGCCTTGGCTCGTGGCGAACTGCAATGCGTCGGCGCGACCACGCAAGACGAATTCCGCAAGTACATTGAAAAGGATGCCGCGCTTGAGCGCCGCTTCCAGGGTGTGCAAGTGCGCGAACCGAGCGAAGAAGAAGCCGTGGAGATCATGAAGGGTCTGCGCGAACGCTACGAGGCTCACCATAACGTCGAGATCACGGACGACGCGATCTCCTCGGCGGTCAACCTCTCGCAGCGCTACATCTCGGATCGCACTCTGCCGGACAAGGCGATCGACCTGATCGACGAAGCCGCCAGCCGCGTTCGCCTGCAACTCAGTTTGCCGCCGCTGGACGTGCGTCAGGACAAGGTCAAGCTCAACAAGCTCAAGGCCGAGATTGATCACGAAACGCGCCGCAACAACACGAGCCTGGTGGAAAGCCTGCAAAAGGAATTTGACGACCTTGAAAACTCCGTGATCGACCGCGAGGAAATCTGGATTGGCACGCCCAAGCCCGAGGCGATCGTCGGCGAAGAAGAAATTGCCCAGATCGTGCAAAGCTGGACCGGCATTCCCGTGCAGATGGTGAAGGAAACCGAATCCGCGAAGCTACTTCGCATGGAAGAAGACCTTCACGCCCGCATCGTCGGTCAAGATGACGCCGTTAGCGCCGTCTGCCGCGCCATCCGCCGCAGCCGAGCTGGTCTCAAGGATCCGAAGCGACCCCTGGGTAGCTTCATCTTCCTCGGCCCCACTGGGGTCGGTAAGACCGAGCTCGCCAAGGCGCTGGCTTCGTACCTGTTTGACAAGGAATCGAACATGGTTCGCATCGACATGTCGGAATACATGGAGCGATTCTCCGTGAGCCGCCTGGTTGGTGCCCCTCCGGGGTATGTCGGTTACGATGAGGGCGGTCAACTGACCGAACAAGTCCGCCGCAACCCGTACTGTGTGGTGCTCCTCGACGAAATCGAGAAGGCTCACCCGGACGTGTTCAACATCCTGTTGCAAGTCATGGAAGATGGTCACCTGACCGACTCGCAAGGTCGCAAGGTGGACTTCCGCAACACGATCATCATCATGACCTCGAACGTGGGTGTTCGCCCCATCGAATTCGATCAGGGCCTTGGCTTTGTCGAAGAGAAGCGGGAAGCCGAAGATCCGAAGACGTACGAGTACATGAAGAACAAGATGATCGACGAGATGAAGAAGCTCTTCCGACCGGAGTTCCTCAACCGCGTGGATGAAACCATCGTGTTCCGCCACCTCAAGCGCGAGGAAATCCTCGAAATCTCGGGTCTGTATATGAAGCGAGTCAACGAACAAGCCGCCACGCTGGGCTTCACCATCGAACTCAGCGAAGAAGTCAAGGACATGCTGGTGAAGGAAGGCTACGACCCCAACCTGGGTGCTCGACCTCTGCGCCGCGCGGTTCAACGTCTGATCGAAGATCCGCTCAGCGAAGACCTGCTCCTCGGCACGTATGTGGCCGGCGACACGATCCTCGCCGAACTGGTCGATGGCAAGGTTGCCTTCCGAAAGAAGGACCCCAACGACGAAACTAAGAAGAAAAAGCAGCTCGTTAAGAGCTAA